Proteins encoded in a region of the Wolbachia endosymbiont (group A) of Anomoia purmunda genome:
- a CDS encoding malonyl-CoA decarboxylase has product MTKESLVKTDIVKVEDKKAVRRFFKILGGVADAVRSWIGNISPDLSNSRDIDSLVLKMNECLNPKGGEVSARKNAVSLGNLYLSLSEKGKIKFLQTLAEKFNPNKAEIDEKIKEYKKNQDPELNYKFEQDLIKILESPRSKILKQFISLPEGLKFIVDMRSDVLKLKNQYRSLNPLENELKNILYTWVDVDLLDLRQITWDSPASLLEKLIKYEAVHKISSWGDLKNRLDSDRLCFAFFHYKIPNEPLIFVEVALVDKIADSIQHLLDESVPSNDPSNASTAIFYSISNTQAGLSGISLGNFLIKRVVEKLSQEFKSIKTYATLSPIPGFTKWLKNNLNQDVTLLGKLNIKQSSAEILESAKTNVECTNETKQCMLKLCAYYLLKVKNNNGSAYDPVAHFHLSNGASIKQLNWMADTSEKGISQSAGMMVNYLYELPKIDNNHENYMVNKVISCSKKVSSMLKE; this is encoded by the coding sequence ATGACAAAAGAATCATTGGTAAAAACTGATATAGTGAAAGTTGAAGACAAAAAGGCGGTAAGAAGATTTTTTAAAATACTAGGTGGAGTGGCAGATGCTGTAAGATCGTGGATTGGTAACATCAGTCCTGATTTAAGCAACAGTCGCGATATCGATAGTTTAGTCTTGAAGATGAACGAGTGCTTAAATCCGAAGGGAGGAGAGGTCTCAGCACGTAAGAACGCTGTATCTCTTGGTAATCTGTACTTGAGCTTATCAGAAAAAGGTAAAATAAAATTTCTACAAACCCTGGCAGAAAAATTTAATCCGAATAAAGCGGAAATAGATGAGAAGATTAAAGAGTATAAGAAAAATCAAGATCCCGAGTTAAACTATAAATTTGAGCAGGATTTAATAAAAATTCTTGAATCACCACGTTCTAAAATATTAAAGCAATTTATTTCTTTACCAGAAGGCCTTAAGTTTATTGTTGATATGCGTTCTGACGTGCTTAAGCTAAAGAACCAATATAGAAGCTTGAATCCACTAGAGAACGAATTAAAAAATATACTCTATACTTGGGTTGATGTTGATCTACTTGATCTTCGTCAAATCACCTGGGATTCACCTGCATCATTGCTAGAAAAACTTATAAAATATGAAGCTGTGCATAAAATTTCCTCTTGGGGCGACCTAAAAAACAGACTAGACTCTGATCGTCTCTGTTTTGCTTTTTTTCATTACAAGATACCGAACGAACCTCTAATTTTTGTAGAGGTTGCATTGGTGGATAAGATTGCAGATAGCATTCAACACCTTTTAGATGAGTCGGTACCTTCAAATGATCCGAGTAATGCGAGCACTGCTATATTCTATTCAATATCAAATACTCAAGCAGGGTTATCTGGAATCAGCCTTGGTAATTTTTTGATCAAAAGGGTTGTAGAAAAGCTATCACAAGAGTTTAAAAGTATAAAAACATACGCAACTCTTTCTCCAATACCTGGCTTTACGAAATGGCTAAAAAACAATCTAAACCAAGATGTCACTTTATTGGGCAAACTAAATATAAAACAATCTAGTGCAGAAATTTTAGAAAGTGCAAAAACCAACGTTGAATGTACAAATGAAACTAAACAATGCATGCTTAAACTATGTGCATATTATTTACTAAAAGTTAAAAACAATAATGGTAGTGCTTATGACCCGGTGGCGCATTTCCATTTAAGCAATGGTGCATCGATAAAACAATTAAACTGGATGGCGGATACTTCTGAAAAGGGTATTAGTCAGTCAGCCGGGATGATGGTAAATTATCTATATGAGTTGCCTAAAATAGATAATAATCATGAAAACTATATGGTTAATAAAGTGATTTCCTGCTCGAAAAAAGTGTCGTCTATGTTGAAGGAGTAA
- the lepA gene encoding translation elongation factor 4, translated as MNNIRNFAIIAHIDHGKSTLADRLIEECNGLEAREMTNQILDSMDIERERGITIKAQTVKLNYTANDGNQYCLNLMDTPGHVDFSYEVSRSLAACEGSLLVVDSSQGVEAQTLANVYKAIDNNHEIIVVLNKVDLPAADPERVKLQVEEVIGIDASESVLISAKTGLGIKDVLEAIVAKLPAPQGNVNAPLQAILVDSWYDTYLGVVILVRVKNGVLKKGMRIVMMSNNATYQIDNIGIFTPKKVMTGELSAGEVGFITASMKEVADCKVGETITEEKRPCSEALPGFKEVHPVVFCSIFPHKTDDFKYLREALEKLHLNDASFTFEAETSNALGYGFRCGFLGMLHLEVIQERLEREFDLDLTATAPSVIYRVTTRSGEVLNIHNPSDMPDPTKIEIVEEPWITATIMVPNQYLGDILSLCEERRGEQEDLSYIGNTTTALLRYKLPLSEVVFDFYDRLKSISKGYASLDWEISSYLVSQIDKLSFLINGEPVDALACIVHKSRAEKRGREICARLKDLIPRQQYKIAIQAAVGGKIIARETINPYRKDVTAKLYGGDVTRRMKLLEKQKKGKKRLHSIGNVNIPQNAFIQALKISD; from the coding sequence ATGAACAACATAAGAAATTTTGCAATAATAGCACATATAGACCACGGTAAGTCAACGCTTGCTGACCGTTTAATAGAGGAATGTAACGGCCTTGAAGCAAGAGAAATGACCAATCAAATACTCGATTCAATGGATATAGAGCGTGAACGTGGCATTACAATTAAAGCACAGACGGTAAAACTCAATTATACGGCAAACGACGGTAATCAATATTGCCTAAATCTCATGGACACCCCAGGTCACGTTGACTTTTCTTACGAGGTAAGCCGAAGCTTAGCAGCGTGCGAAGGTTCACTTTTAGTAGTAGATAGTAGCCAGGGCGTTGAAGCACAAACCCTTGCAAATGTATATAAAGCTATTGACAACAACCATGAAATAATAGTTGTGCTCAATAAAGTTGATCTTCCTGCTGCAGATCCAGAAAGGGTAAAACTCCAGGTTGAGGAAGTAATCGGTATTGACGCAAGTGAGTCAGTTTTAATATCAGCAAAAACTGGACTTGGAATAAAAGATGTACTTGAAGCAATAGTGGCAAAACTTCCAGCTCCTCAAGGTAATGTAAATGCTCCACTGCAAGCAATTTTAGTTGATAGTTGGTATGATACTTATTTGGGAGTGGTAATTTTAGTGCGAGTTAAAAATGGAGTGCTAAAAAAAGGCATGAGAATTGTTATGATGTCTAATAATGCTACATATCAGATAGATAATATCGGTATTTTCACCCCTAAAAAAGTGATGACGGGTGAACTTTCAGCGGGTGAAGTTGGTTTTATAACTGCTTCAATGAAGGAAGTAGCAGACTGCAAGGTAGGGGAAACTATCACTGAGGAAAAGAGACCTTGTAGTGAAGCACTTCCTGGATTTAAAGAAGTGCATCCTGTGGTATTTTGTAGCATTTTCCCTCACAAAACGGATGATTTTAAATATTTAAGGGAAGCTCTAGAAAAGTTACATTTAAATGATGCAAGTTTTACCTTCGAAGCTGAAACTTCAAATGCGCTAGGCTATGGATTTCGTTGTGGTTTTTTGGGAATGTTGCATCTTGAAGTTATTCAAGAAAGGCTCGAGAGAGAATTTGATTTAGATCTAACAGCAACTGCACCGAGTGTTATATATAGGGTTACAACACGAAGCGGTGAAGTTTTGAATATTCATAACCCAAGTGATATGCCAGATCCAACAAAAATTGAAATTGTGGAAGAACCATGGATTACCGCAACCATAATGGTCCCTAATCAATACTTAGGTGATATTCTGTCTCTATGTGAAGAAAGGAGAGGAGAACAGGAGGATTTATCTTACATTGGTAACACAACAACAGCATTGTTAAGATATAAGTTACCACTGTCTGAAGTTGTTTTTGACTTTTATGATCGATTAAAATCAATTTCCAAAGGATATGCAAGCTTAGATTGGGAAATTTCCAGCTATCTGGTAAGCCAAATAGATAAATTAAGCTTTTTAATTAATGGAGAGCCCGTAGATGCACTGGCTTGTATCGTTCACAAAAGTAGGGCAGAAAAAAGGGGGCGTGAAATATGTGCACGCTTGAAGGATTTAATACCACGTCAGCAATATAAAATCGCGATTCAAGCAGCAGTGGGCGGAAAAATTATTGCCAGAGAAACGATTAACCCATACAGAAAAGATGTAACAGCTAAACTCTATGGTGGAGATGTAACGCGAAGAATGAAACTACTTGAAAAGCAAAAGAAGGGTAAAAAAAGGTTACATTCTATAGGGAACGTAAATATTCCACAGAATGCTTTTATTCAAGCCTTGAAGATAAGTGATTGA
- the mgtE gene encoding magnesium transporter — MNIEISSHYGLDKKAIDDLIESLDNEELENVRNIVKTIDSVQLAYFLSTSISDHREKLVNILDQHLLSDALVHVVPDLQIEIIETLGIENTAKLLMLLDVEDIVTIVKDLDRKSVENILYYLPSKTQKSVEELLSYPEESAGRLIHKDMVIAPYYWTINQLTEFVCNYKKIPEKFHQIFIINSKLEPIGSVNLNKVISHSGDTIIKEIMDHDIKIIKTGVDQEEVARIFKDYSLLSAPVVNKNGKIIGVILIEDVIKVVQQETEEDVLKISGVSSKADINAPIHKTIIKRLPWLLFNLLAATMCSIVVGFFDDVIKSFIVLPIIMPIIASMSGNVGSQTVTLTIRAIATKYLTEQNAKRILMKEFLIGLINGVILSTISLVVLAIRFHNFKVEMIFVVSMIMMSIIATFIGTFIPIMLHRLKSDPAVSSSILTSATTDILSALIFLGLATIFLLNS, encoded by the coding sequence ATGAATATTGAAATAAGTTCCCATTATGGTTTAGACAAAAAGGCTATTGATGACTTAATAGAGTCACTTGATAACGAGGAACTAGAAAATGTTCGTAATATTGTAAAAACGATAGATAGCGTTCAGTTAGCTTATTTTTTATCTACTTCGATCAGTGATCACAGAGAGAAATTAGTTAATATCCTCGATCAACATTTGTTAAGTGATGCCCTAGTGCATGTAGTGCCAGATTTACAAATAGAGATCATAGAAACATTGGGAATAGAAAATACAGCAAAGTTACTAATGCTCCTTGATGTAGAAGATATAGTAACCATAGTGAAAGATTTAGATAGAAAGTCTGTAGAAAATATACTTTACTATTTGCCCAGCAAAACTCAGAAATCGGTAGAGGAGTTGCTATCATATCCAGAAGAAAGTGCAGGAAGGTTAATACATAAAGATATGGTTATAGCTCCATATTATTGGACAATAAATCAACTGACAGAATTTGTGTGCAACTATAAAAAAATACCAGAAAAATTTCACCAGATATTCATTATCAACTCAAAATTAGAGCCTATAGGCAGTGTTAATTTAAATAAGGTAATATCTCACTCAGGAGACACAATAATAAAAGAGATAATGGATCATGACATAAAAATCATTAAAACTGGAGTAGACCAAGAGGAAGTAGCAAGAATATTTAAAGATTACTCTCTATTATCAGCTCCAGTAGTAAATAAGAATGGTAAAATTATTGGTGTGATCTTAATTGAAGATGTGATAAAAGTTGTTCAACAAGAAACAGAAGAGGATGTACTCAAAATAAGCGGTGTATCTTCTAAAGCCGATATAAATGCCCCTATACATAAAACTATAATTAAAAGGCTACCTTGGTTACTGTTTAACCTCTTAGCTGCAACAATGTGTTCCATAGTAGTTGGCTTTTTCGATGATGTAATAAAAAGTTTTATAGTACTGCCAATAATCATGCCGATAATTGCATCAATGAGCGGAAATGTAGGATCCCAAACAGTAACGCTAACCATCCGGGCAATCGCAACAAAATATTTAACTGAGCAAAATGCAAAAAGAATACTGATGAAAGAATTTTTAATAGGTCTTATAAACGGGGTGATCTTATCTACTATTTCATTAGTAGTGTTAGCAATAAGGTTTCACAACTTCAAAGTGGAGATGATTTTTGTGGTCTCCATGATTATGATGTCAATTATTGCAACGTTCATCGGAACTTTCATTCCTATAATGCTTCATCGCTTAAAGTCTGACCCTGCCGTTTCTTCTTCAATCCTAACATCGGCAACAACTGATATTCTCTCAGCTCTTATATTTCTTGGTTTAGCTACGATCTTTTTATTAAATAGCTAA
- the prfB gene encoding peptide chain release factor 2 (programmed frameshift), which produces MKTYPEILEHFQSLNKSISLIRRCLDIEKLKLRLEELDSQASNDDLWQDNQKAQEVLKERSKIKNDVESFLKLESDYNDAISLMKSAIDENDEEFFSEVENELAKLEKLIKCKETESLFTGEADNNNCFLEIHSGAGGTESNDWAEMLMRMYIRWAEIYHNFKVEVVEKLEGESVGIKSAMIKIVGEKAYGWAKSESGIHRLVRISPFDANGKRHTSFASVGVTPVIEDSIDIAVDEKDLKIDTYRASGAGGQHVNKTESAVRITHIPTGVVVQCQNGRSQHRNKDEALKLLKGRLYQIELEKKEQKMAEEYGKKCDIGWGNQIRSYVMHPYQMVKDLRTGHEVGNINSVFDGNIDCFIVSVLTKQN; this is translated from the exons ATGAAAACTTATCCAGAAATTCTTGAACACTTTCAAAGCTTAAATAAAAGTATTTCTCTTATCAGGAGGTGTCTT GACATAGAAAAATTAAAGTTGCGTCTTGAAGAGCTTGACTCCCAAGCGTCGAATGATGATCTGTGGCAGGATAACCAAAAAGCACAAGAAGTTTTAAAAGAACGTTCTAAAATTAAGAATGACGTGGAGTCGTTTTTAAAGCTGGAAAGCGATTACAACGATGCCATCAGCTTAATGAAGTCTGCTATTGATGAAAATGATGAAGAATTTTTCTCTGAAGTTGAAAATGAATTAGCTAAGCTAGAGAAATTAATCAAGTGTAAAGAAACAGAGTCCTTATTTACTGGTGAAGCAGATAATAATAACTGCTTTTTAGAAATCCACTCAGGAGCTGGCGGAACCGAGAGCAATGATTGGGCTGAAATGCTGATGCGCATGTATATAAGGTGGGCAGAAATTTATCATAACTTTAAAGTTGAAGTTGTAGAAAAATTAGAAGGAGAGTCGGTTGGTATAAAGTCTGCAATGATAAAAATCGTTGGAGAAAAAGCTTATGGGTGGGCAAAAAGTGAAAGTGGAATTCACAGGCTGGTTAGAATATCGCCATTTGATGCAAATGGTAAACGTCATACCAGTTTTGCAAGTGTAGGAGTAACTCCAGTGATCGAAGATTCAATTGATATTGCTGTGGATGAAAAGGATCTAAAGATCGACACCTACCGTGCTTCCGGAGCAGGCGGTCAGCATGTGAACAAGACTGAAAGTGCGGTACGCATTACGCATATTCCAACTGGTGTTGTAGTTCAATGCCAAAATGGTCGTTCTCAACACAGAAATAAAGATGAGGCGTTAAAATTACTTAAAGGACGTTTGTACCAAATTGAATTGGAAAAAAAAGAACAAAAGATGGCTGAAGAATATGGTAAAAAATGCGATATAGGCTGGGGCAATCAGATCAGATCGTACGTTATGCATCCATATCAAATGGTGAAGGATTTAAGAACCGGACATGAAGTGGGTAATATAAATTCTGTTTTTGATGGTAATATAGATTGTTTCATAGTTAGTGTGCTTACTAAGCAAAATTAG
- a CDS encoding Rpn family recombination-promoting nuclease/putative transposase, which translates to MAISKFLDPKNDFAFRRIFGSVNNKDILIHFLNDMLGLTDVDQIEDVSFLSPIQDPDIASQKQSIVDVLCTDSAGTQLIIEMQVVKTTGFEKRAQYYAAKAYSSQAHKGDQYQDLKGVIFIAIADFILFPNKLAYKSDHVTFDKITYEYDLKDFSFTFIELPKFNKTKEDQLSNIVEKWIYFFKYADETSEKDLQKIIGSDVIIGRAYDVLNQYNWSKEERFAYDQTKKHIDDYLSSIQQGKIEGKIEVAKIMLVNSIDVNTIVKCTGLSISEIEELQN; encoded by the coding sequence ATGGCTATTTCTAAGTTTCTCGATCCTAAGAACGACTTTGCCTTTCGGCGTATTTTTGGCTCTGTAAATAATAAGGATATTCTTATTCACTTTCTTAATGATATGCTAGGCCTTACTGATGTTGATCAAATAGAAGATGTTTCTTTCTTAAGTCCCATTCAGGATCCTGATATTGCTTCTCAAAAGCAGAGCATTGTTGATGTTCTCTGTACTGATTCTGCTGGAACCCAGCTAATTATTGAAATGCAAGTTGTTAAAACTACAGGCTTTGAGAAACGCGCTCAATACTATGCTGCTAAAGCTTATTCAAGTCAAGCTCACAAAGGTGATCAATATCAAGATCTTAAAGGAGTTATTTTTATTGCTATCGCCGATTTTATCTTATTTCCTAACAAGCTGGCTTACAAATCTGATCACGTTACTTTTGATAAAATTACCTATGAATATGATCTCAAAGATTTTAGTTTCACTTTCATCGAGCTACCAAAGTTTAATAAGACAAAAGAAGATCAGCTTTCAAATATTGTTGAAAAATGGATTTATTTTTTTAAGTACGCCGATGAAACTAGCGAAAAAGATCTACAGAAAATAATAGGTAGTGATGTTATTATTGGTAGAGCTTATGATGTGTTAAATCAATATAACTGGAGTAAAGAAGAACGTTTTGCTTATGATCAAACTAAGAAACACATTGATGATTATCTTTCTTCTATTCAACAAGGAAAAATTGAAGGAAAAATTGAAGTTGCAAAAATAATGCTAGTCAATAGTATTGATGTTAACACTATTGTCAAGTGTACTGGCCTGTCCATTAGTGAGATTGAAGAATTGCAGAATTAA
- a CDS encoding FtsW/RodA/SpoVE family cell cycle protein — MNIKFWYRTLDYYLILPVFFLLTISFILVYSASPVIAQRLFLPQDYFIRRHTIYIVLSLITLVTFSFLNTRTILNLSFAGFILFTILVAIAIILGIEVKGAKRWLHIVKISVQPSEFVRPFFSVVIASILASEMRFKMHISIIIFLLVFVLLLLQPDFSMSMLLTYSFIGQMFIACIPFLYFLCIIGMATTGTTIAYLCLPHIKQRIYNFVFFTQRDNFQVTKSLEAFKRGQLTGVGPGEGSVKASLPDCHTDFVFSVLAEEFGLITCLATLMLFGIISTRLLYVAYRENELFNLLVILGISIQFITQFIINIGVTLSVFPTTGITLPLLSYGGSSLLSSSIALGIMLSFSRNQAIALKFRERVMLGRYMD; from the coding sequence ATGAATATTAAATTCTGGTATAGAACGCTGGATTATTATCTCATCCTTCCAGTGTTTTTTTTGCTCACTATAAGCTTCATTCTTGTTTATTCAGCAAGCCCTGTAATTGCGCAGCGTCTTTTTCTACCACAGGATTATTTTATACGGCGCCATACAATTTATATAGTCCTGTCACTAATTACCTTGGTAACATTTTCTTTTCTCAACACAAGAACTATACTTAACCTCTCATTCGCAGGTTTCATTTTATTTACTATTCTAGTAGCAATTGCGATAATACTTGGTATAGAGGTAAAAGGTGCGAAACGATGGTTACATATTGTCAAAATTTCAGTTCAACCATCTGAGTTCGTAAGACCATTTTTTTCTGTTGTTATAGCTAGTATCTTGGCCAGCGAAATGAGGTTTAAAATGCACATATCAATCATAATATTTCTGTTAGTTTTTGTGTTGTTACTTTTGCAACCTGATTTCAGTATGTCCATGCTTTTAACATATTCTTTTATTGGTCAAATGTTTATTGCATGTATACCATTTTTATACTTTCTATGCATAATAGGAATGGCCACAACTGGAACTACAATAGCTTACTTATGCCTCCCACATATAAAGCAAAGGATTTACAATTTTGTCTTTTTTACGCAGCGCGATAACTTTCAAGTCACAAAATCATTAGAAGCATTCAAAAGAGGTCAATTAACTGGAGTTGGACCTGGTGAAGGTAGCGTAAAAGCCTCTCTTCCTGATTGTCATACAGATTTTGTGTTTTCTGTTTTAGCAGAAGAATTTGGTTTGATTACGTGCTTAGCCACATTGATGTTATTTGGTATCATTTCCACCCGCTTGCTTTACGTTGCATATAGGGAAAATGAATTATTCAATCTGTTAGTGATTCTCGGTATCTCAATTCAATTCATCACACAATTCATAATAAACATAGGGGTAACATTGAGTGTTTTTCCAACCACCGGCATAACCCTGCCGTTACTTAGCTATGGTGGTTCTTCTCTTTTATCTTCGAGCATCGCACTTGGCATAATGCTGTCTTTCAGTAGAAACCAAGCTATCGCATTAAAGTTTCGTGAGCGTGTTATGCTTGGAAGGTATATGGACTAG
- the ubiE gene encoding bifunctional demethylmenaquinone methyltransferase/2-methoxy-6-polyprenyl-1,4-benzoquinol methylase UbiE, whose protein sequence is MSTIKIKKKSQLVKEVFDSVANRYDTMNDIMSLGMHRLWKDKMVNSVHFTKNSKVLDVAGGTGDIAIRIVRKDPSAKVTVCDINQNMLSRGRDKAINSNQINFDWVCASAESLPFEDSEFDYCTIAFGIRNVSDRKKALNDAHRVLKPHGKFICLEFAPMHYQNEIFTKLYDLYSFKVIPKIGSIVAKDKSSYEYLVKSIREFPTQADFKMEIEEVGFKNVEFHNMSYGIVALHIGTK, encoded by the coding sequence ATGTCTACTATAAAAATCAAGAAGAAATCGCAATTAGTTAAAGAGGTATTCGACTCCGTAGCAAATCGCTACGACACCATGAATGATATAATGAGCCTCGGAATGCACAGATTGTGGAAAGATAAAATGGTAAATAGTGTGCATTTTACAAAAAATTCTAAGGTTTTAGATGTTGCTGGAGGAACTGGAGATATAGCAATAAGAATAGTAAGAAAAGACCCAAGTGCTAAGGTTACAGTATGCGATATAAATCAAAATATGCTAAGCAGAGGACGTGATAAAGCTATAAATTCAAACCAAATTAATTTTGATTGGGTATGTGCGAGTGCAGAAAGTTTACCATTTGAAGACTCCGAATTTGATTATTGCACAATAGCTTTTGGCATTCGAAATGTTTCTGACCGTAAGAAGGCTTTAAATGATGCGCACAGGGTATTAAAACCACATGGAAAATTTATCTGCTTAGAATTTGCCCCTATGCACTATCAAAATGAGATATTTACCAAACTTTATGACTTATATTCATTTAAAGTAATTCCTAAAATTGGCAGCATAGTTGCTAAAGACAAGAGTTCTTATGAATATTTAGTGAAGAGCATTAGAGAGTTTCCAACTCAGGCTGATTTTAAAATGGAAATTGAAGAGGTAGGCTTTAAGAATGTTGAGTTTCATAATATGAGCTATGGAATAGTGGCATTACACATTGGAACAAAATGA
- the lipA gene encoding lipoyl synthase, whose protein sequence is MHNKPQWLRAKAPTGEVFNETLNIVKLHNLHTVCEEAACPNIGECWNKRHATVMILGSVCTRACAFCNVATGIPDKLDPHEPENLAKAIKKLNLKHVVITSVDRDDLPDGGANQFIQCIEEIRKITSETTIEILTPDFLNKKGAFEAIAVASPDVYNHNIETVPRLYAKIRPRARYFHSLYLLKMVKQINPKVFTKSGLMVGLGETKEEIFQVMDDLRSAEVDFITIGQYLQPTPKHAKLDRYVTPEEFEHYKYIAYSKGFLVVASSPLTRSSYHAEEDFNRLKACC, encoded by the coding sequence ATGCATAACAAACCTCAATGGCTCAGAGCAAAAGCTCCGACCGGTGAAGTATTCAATGAAACCTTAAACATCGTTAAACTGCATAACTTGCATACAGTGTGCGAAGAGGCTGCATGTCCAAACATTGGTGAGTGTTGGAATAAACGTCATGCTACTGTAATGATTCTCGGTTCTGTTTGCACTCGTGCTTGTGCATTTTGCAACGTTGCAACTGGCATTCCTGATAAATTAGATCCTCATGAGCCAGAAAATTTAGCAAAAGCGATAAAAAAGTTAAACTTAAAACATGTTGTCATTACCTCTGTTGATCGTGATGATTTACCAGATGGTGGCGCAAATCAGTTTATACAGTGCATAGAAGAAATTAGAAAGATAACTTCAGAAACAACAATAGAGATTTTAACTCCTGATTTTTTAAATAAGAAAGGAGCATTTGAAGCAATCGCTGTTGCATCACCTGATGTCTATAACCACAATATTGAAACAGTGCCGAGATTGTATGCAAAAATAAGACCACGAGCTCGCTATTTTCATTCACTATATTTGCTGAAGATGGTAAAGCAGATTAATCCTAAAGTTTTCACAAAGTCGGGGCTTATGGTTGGTCTTGGAGAAACAAAAGAGGAAATATTTCAGGTTATGGACGATTTGCGCAGTGCTGAGGTTGATTTTATTACAATTGGTCAATATCTACAACCAACTCCAAAACATGCAAAACTTGATAGGTATGTTACCCCAGAGGAATTTGAGCATTATAAATACATTGCTTACTCCAAAGGTTTCTTAGTGGTTGCATCAAGCCCACTCACTCGGTCATCATACCACGCTGAAGAAGATTTTAACAGGCTCAAGGCCTGTTGTTGA
- the rpmB gene encoding 50S ribosomal protein L28: MSRVCELTNRKKSFGNKVSHSNRKTKRTFLLNLHKVTLTSDILNKKFRFRVATRTLRTIDYKGDLDAFLLNTRTIKLSEKAQKIKRRLKKVLVKQEVELAVSDA, encoded by the coding sequence GTGAGTAGAGTTTGTGAATTAACAAATAGAAAAAAATCTTTTGGTAATAAGGTATCACATTCGAATCGTAAAACAAAGCGTACCTTTCTTTTAAATTTACATAAGGTTACGTTGACAAGTGATATATTGAATAAAAAGTTTAGATTTCGTGTGGCAACAAGAACTTTGAGAACTATAGATTACAAAGGTGATTTAGATGCTTTTTTGCTCAACACAAGAACGATTAAACTAAGTGAGAAAGCGCAGAAGATAAAAAGAAGGTTGAAAAAAGTTTTAGTAAAGCAAGAGGTAGAGTTAGCCGTTTCAGATGCATAA
- a CDS encoding DUF721 domain-containing protein, translated as MLKRSGPKELKSIIENYALKCMKNKISKNEIRLILNWRNIVGKEIAECTKPKKISYAQNINSGVLHLVVTNGSKALEIQHMISLIIEKITIFFGYKAVYGIKIKQESIDYLTI; from the coding sequence ATGCTCAAGCGTAGCGGTCCAAAAGAATTAAAGTCTATAATTGAAAATTACGCATTAAAATGCATGAAAAATAAGATTAGCAAAAATGAAATACGTCTGATTTTAAACTGGCGAAATATAGTAGGGAAAGAAATAGCAGAGTGTACAAAACCGAAAAAGATCTCATATGCACAGAATATAAATTCGGGTGTGTTGCATCTGGTAGTAACAAATGGCAGTAAAGCATTGGAAATTCAGCATATGATTTCTCTTATAATAGAAAAAATTACGATATTTTTTGGTTATAAAGCAGTATATGGTATAAAAATTAAGCAAGAGAGTATTGACTATTTGACTATATAA